From the genome of Streptobacillus canis, one region includes:
- the purM gene encoding phosphoribosylformylglycinamidine cyclo-ligase translates to MVKCVSTYKESGVDKEEGYKAVTLMKEKVAKTHNSSVLNNLGSFGAMYELGKYENPVLVSGTDGVGTKLEIALKQKKYNSVGIDCVAMCVNDILCHGAKPLFFLDYLACGKLSAEVAAELVSGVAQGCYDSGAALIGGETAEMPGFYKPGDYDIAGFCVGVVEKDKMINGSKVKPGDKIIGLASSGFHSNGYSFIRKIFTDYNEVVLGKSVDEILLTPTRIYVKNILQILDKFNVNGMAHITGGGLIENLPRAMAKDMSPVVFKDKLVIPEIFRELQRRGNVSDDEMFGTFNMGVGFTLIVNEEDVDSILDELEKLGEKAFLIGHIEKGDNTLCLR, encoded by the coding sequence ATGGTGAAGTGTGTGAGTACATATAAAGAATCTGGTGTAGATAAAGAAGAAGGATACAAAGCGGTAACCTTAATGAAAGAAAAAGTTGCAAAAACACATAATAGTTCTGTGTTAAATAACTTAGGAAGCTTTGGGGCTATGTATGAATTAGGTAAATATGAAAATCCAGTTTTAGTTTCTGGTACTGATGGTGTAGGAACTAAACTTGAAATAGCACTAAAACAAAAAAAATATAATAGTGTAGGAATAGACTGTGTTGCAATGTGCGTAAATGACATACTTTGTCATGGAGCGAAGCCTCTATTTTTCTTAGACTATTTAGCATGTGGAAAACTTTCAGCAGAAGTAGCTGCTGAACTTGTATCTGGTGTAGCGCAAGGATGTTATGATTCAGGTGCAGCATTAATTGGTGGAGAAACAGCAGAAATGCCAGGTTTCTATAAACCAGGAGATTATGATATAGCTGGATTCTGTGTTGGAGTTGTAGAAAAAGATAAAATGATTAATGGATCTAAAGTTAAACCGGGAGATAAAATTATAGGTTTAGCATCAAGTGGATTCCATAGTAATGGATATTCATTTATTAGAAAAATATTTACAGACTATAACGAAGTAGTATTAGGTAAGAGTGTTGATGAAATCTTACTTACTCCTACAAGAATATATGTAAAAAACATACTTCAAATTTTAGATAAATTTAATGTAAATGGTATGGCACATATTACAGGAGGAGGATTAATTGAAAATCTTCCAAGAGCTATGGCTAAAGATATGTCACCAGTAGTATTTAAAGATAAATTAGTAATACCTGAAATCTTTAGAGAATTACAAAGACGTGGAAATGTAAGTGATGATGAAATGTTTGGAACATTTAATATGGGTGTTGGATTCACTTTGATAGTAAATGAAGAAGACGTTGATAGTATTTTAGATGAATTAGAAAAATTAGGAGAAAAAGCCTTTTTAATAGGACATATAGAAAAAGGGGATAATACACTATGTCTAAGATAG
- the purN gene encoding phosphoribosylglycinamide formyltransferase, with product MSKIAVLVSGSGTNLRKILENGIEVAVIISDRKCLAEEIAKEYNVPYFELERKDVSSKILEVLKGYNVELIVLAGFLSILNGEILDVYEGRIINIHPSLLPKYSGRGMYGMKVHEKVFEAGDEISGTTIHYVTKEVDAGGIIRQEVVDIKDAKSPEEIQKLILAREWQIYPQIIKEILDGRK from the coding sequence ATGTCTAAGATAGCAGTTTTAGTTTCAGGTAGTGGAACTAACTTAAGAAAGATATTAGAAAATGGTATAGAAGTGGCTGTAATAATTTCAGATAGAAAATGTTTAGCTGAAGAAATTGCAAAAGAATACAATGTGCCTTACTTTGAACTTGAAAGAAAAGATGTTTCAAGTAAAATTTTAGAAGTATTAAAAGGATATAACGTAGAATTAATAGTACTTGCAGGATTTCTTTCTATACTTAATGGAGAGATTTTAGATGTATATGAAGGAAGAATAATTAATATTCACCCTTCACTTTTACCTAAATATTCTGGGCGTGGAATGTATGGTATGAAAGTTCATGAAAAAGTATTTGAAGCTGGAGATGAAATTAGTGGAACTACTATACATTATGTAACTAAAGAAGTAGATGCTGGTGGAATAATTAGACAAGAAGTAGTGGATATTAAAGATGCTAAAAGTCCTGAAGAAATTCAAAAATTAATACTTGCAAGAGAATGGCAAATATATCCACAAATAATCAAAGAAATATTAGATGGGAGAAAATAA
- the purH gene encoding bifunctional phosphoribosylaminoimidazolecarboxamide formyltransferase/IMP cyclohydrolase, with protein MKRALISVFDKENVLEIANFLSDRGVEIVSTGGSYKYLKDNGVNVIDISEVTKFPEMLDGRVKTLHPNIHGGILAIRDKEEHMATIKEHNISTIDYVIVNLYPFFEKVKEDLTEAEKIEFIDIGGPSMLRSAAKSFKDVVVISDKDDYLPIMQEIKENGDVSLSTRKKLAAKVFNLTSAYDAAIFNFLNEEEFPKYLTISYTKESEMRYGENGHQKAAYYVDNMSEGAMKGFKQLNGKELSYNNIRDMDLAWKVVCEFEETACCAVKHSTPCGVALGSDVKDAYIKAYECDPVSIFGGIVAINKEVDLETAKLLTQIFLEIVIAPSFTEEALEELRSKKNLRVIECDRKPVDKKETVKVDGGMLYQDTDTVLYTDLRVATEKEATEEEMKDLIFGLKVVKYVKSNGIVIAKDGKTLGIGGGEVSRIWAAEKALERSKVTENAIMASDAFFPFEDVVELAAKYGISSIIQPGGSINDERSIKACNENNISMVISEIRHFKH; from the coding sequence ATGAAGAGAGCTTTAATTTCTGTATTTGATAAAGAAAATGTACTAGAAATTGCTAATTTTTTAAGCGATAGAGGAGTAGAAATAGTTTCTACTGGAGGAAGCTATAAATATCTTAAAGATAATGGTGTTAATGTAATAGATATTAGTGAAGTAACTAAATTTCCTGAAATGTTAGATGGAAGAGTAAAAACTCTACACCCTAATATACATGGAGGAATACTTGCAATAAGAGATAAAGAAGAACATATGGCAACTATTAAAGAACATAATATATCAACAATTGATTATGTAATAGTTAACCTATATCCATTCTTTGAAAAAGTTAAAGAAGATTTAACTGAAGCTGAAAAAATAGAATTTATAGATATAGGAGGACCAAGCATGCTTAGATCTGCAGCTAAATCATTTAAAGATGTAGTTGTAATAAGTGATAAAGATGATTATCTTCCTATAATGCAAGAAATTAAAGAAAATGGAGATGTAAGTTTATCTACAAGAAAGAAACTTGCAGCTAAAGTATTTAATTTAACATCAGCTTATGATGCAGCAATATTCAATTTCTTAAATGAAGAAGAATTCCCTAAATATTTAACTATTTCATATACTAAAGAAAGTGAAATGAGATATGGAGAAAACGGGCATCAAAAAGCAGCATATTATGTAGATAATATGAGTGAAGGTGCTATGAAAGGATTTAAACAATTAAATGGTAAAGAACTTTCATACAATAATATTAGAGATATGGATCTTGCATGGAAAGTAGTTTGTGAATTTGAAGAAACAGCTTGTTGTGCAGTTAAACACTCAACTCCATGTGGAGTAGCTTTAGGAAGTGATGTTAAAGATGCATATATTAAAGCTTATGAATGTGATCCTGTATCAATATTTGGTGGTATAGTTGCAATAAATAAAGAAGTTGATTTAGAAACAGCTAAACTTTTAACTCAAATATTCTTAGAAATAGTAATTGCTCCAAGCTTTACAGAAGAAGCACTTGAAGAATTAAGAAGTAAAAAGAATTTAAGAGTAATAGAATGTGATAGAAAACCTGTAGATAAAAAAGAAACAGTAAAAGTTGATGGAGGAATGCTTTATCAAGATACAGATACAGTTCTTTATACAGACTTAAGAGTTGCTACTGAAAAAGAAGCAACTGAAGAAGAAATGAAAGATTTAATCTTTGGATTAAAAGTAGTTAAATATGTAAAATCTAACGGTATAGTTATTGCTAAAGATGGAAAAACATTAGGAATAGGTGGAGGAGAAGTTAGTAGAATTTGGGCAGCTGAAAAAGCTCTTGAAAGATCTAAAGTAACTGAAAATGCTATTATGGCATCAGATGCATTCTTCCCATTTGAAGATGTAGTAGAACTTGCAGCTAAATATGGAATTTCTTCAATAATACAACCAGGTGGTTCTATTAATGATGAAAGATCTATTAAAGCTTGTAATGAAAACAATATTTCTATGGTTATTTCAGAAATTAGACATTTTAAACATTAA
- the purD gene encoding phosphoribosylamine--glycine ligase, with protein sequence MKVLIIGAGGREDAIMWKVKQNPNVKEVYKMTSNDIFEIRDFALNEKIDLTIVGSEELLVKGIVDEFKKVNLRIFGPNKEAAMLEGSKDFAKEFMKKHGISTASYESFTEMEKAEEYIKKNNKYPIVIKASGLAAGKGVIIAENEGEAIKAIRDIMEDKAFGSAGDIVVIEEFLKGVEMSILSITDTNIILPFKSAKDHKKILEGEKGLNTGGMGVISPNPYHSEWVEKEFVEKILNPTLEGLKKDGMDFAGIIFFGLMITEDGVYLLEYNMRMGDPETQCLLPLMESDLIEVIDAALDKKLTEVELKWKDEHSCCVVAASFGYPEKYEKGKEITGIENVSKDAQVFLAGVKVEDGKYFTNGGRVLNVVAQAKTREEAIEKAYTELEKISFEGKYSRKDIGKIY encoded by the coding sequence ATGAAGGTATTAATAATAGGAGCGGGTGGTAGAGAAGATGCCATTATGTGGAAAGTTAAGCAAAATCCTAATGTAAAAGAAGTCTATAAAATGACATCAAATGATATTTTTGAAATAAGAGATTTTGCTTTAAATGAAAAAATTGATTTAACTATAGTTGGAAGTGAAGAACTATTAGTTAAAGGTATAGTTGATGAGTTTAAAAAAGTGAATTTAAGAATATTTGGGCCTAATAAAGAAGCAGCTATGCTTGAAGGATCTAAAGATTTTGCTAAAGAATTCATGAAAAAACACGGTATTAGTACTGCAAGTTATGAGTCTTTTACTGAAATGGAAAAAGCAGAAGAATATATTAAGAAAAACAATAAATATCCTATAGTTATCAAAGCAAGTGGTCTTGCTGCAGGTAAAGGAGTAATCATTGCAGAAAATGAGGGAGAAGCTATAAAAGCCATAAGAGATATTATGGAAGATAAAGCTTTTGGTTCTGCAGGAGATATAGTAGTAATAGAAGAATTTTTAAAAGGTGTTGAAATGTCTATACTTTCAATTACTGATACCAATATTATTCTTCCATTTAAATCTGCTAAAGATCATAAGAAAATACTAGAAGGTGAAAAAGGATTAAATACTGGAGGTATGGGTGTAATTTCACCTAATCCATACCATAGTGAATGGGTAGAAAAAGAATTTGTAGAAAAAATATTAAATCCAACTCTTGAAGGATTAAAAAAAGATGGCATGGATTTTGCTGGTATAATATTCTTTGGATTAATGATTACAGAAGATGGAGTATATTTACTTGAATACAATATGAGAATGGGAGATCCTGAAACTCAATGTCTACTTCCGTTAATGGAAAGTGATTTAATAGAAGTTATAGATGCTGCTTTAGATAAGAAATTAACTGAAGTAGAACTTAAATGGAAAGATGAACATTCTTGTTGTGTAGTAGCAGCTTCATTTGGATATCCAGAAAAATATGAAAAAGGTAAAGAAATTACTGGTATTGAAAATGTGAGTAAAGATGCACAAGTATTCTTAGCAGGAGTAAAAGTTGAAGATGGTAAATACTTTACTAATGGTGGAAGAGTATTAAATGTAGTTGCTCAAGCTAAAACAAGAGAAGAAGCAATAGAAAAAGCATATACAGAATTAGAAAAAATATCTTTTGAAGGTAAATATTCTAGAAAAGATATAGGGAAGATATATTAA
- a CDS encoding Fic/DOC family protein: MRDPDLFKDADVLKKLGDIKNIDLLRKFEADITNLSMIAVYNQNYSIFNIETLQDIHFSIFSNIYEWAGEFRTIQIVKYEDILGGDTVKYAFPKQIKKELNIVMKEVNKLERTENNDKELIFKIERIVSKIWQIHPFREGNTRTCIAFGVLLAKKLGFDVNYCIFKEHANYVRNALVWASQGIYSKHEYLEHIFYDVILGNNLDDKNIFDNLEKKYQKIEGYDIREYKERVHEYVEE; encoded by the coding sequence ATGAGAGATCCGGATTTATTTAAAGATGCAGACGTATTAAAAAAATTAGGAGATATAAAAAATATTGATTTATTAAGAAAATTTGAAGCGGATATAACTAATTTATCAATGATCGCAGTATATAATCAGAATTATAGCATTTTTAATATCGAGACCTTACAGGATATACATTTTAGTATTTTTTCAAATATATATGAATGGGCGGGAGAATTTAGGACTATTCAAATTGTTAAATATGAAGATATACTAGGTGGCGATACAGTTAAGTATGCATTTCCCAAACAGATCAAGAAAGAACTTAATATTGTAATGAAGGAAGTAAACAAACTAGAAAGAACAGAAAATAATGATAAAGAACTAATATTTAAGATAGAAAGAATAGTTTCTAAAATTTGGCAAATACATCCTTTTAGAGAAGGAAATACAAGAACTTGCATAGCATTTGGAGTCCTACTTGCAAAAAAACTTGGATTTGATGTAAATTATTGTATTTTTAAAGAACATGCCAATTATGTTAGAAATGCATTAGTATGGGCATCACAAGGGATTTATTCTAAACATGAATATTTAGAACATATTTTTTATGACGTAATATTAGGTAATAATTTAGATGATAAAAATATCTTTGATAATTTAGAAAAAAAATATCAGAAAATTGAAGGTTATGATATAAGAGAATATAAAGAAAGAGTACATGAATATGTTGAAGAATAA
- a CDS encoding WapI family immunity protein translates to MWLKLNSGGIGIHFRIKRYGYNKSEDVYCRWCRVEVFLTSIAGWLNYGIDSEVLLECEVDELKVKLEELLNNELKEDKDLLFYEPDIEFKLKAKEKILYWIVNFWSNGTLTANYITLTLCEENIEILIKYLYLITGKLSLDSEEIHNLIKNGYIYG, encoded by the coding sequence ATGTGGTTAAAGTTAAATTCTGGTGGAATAGGAATACATTTTAGGATAAAGAGATATGGATATAACAAAAGTGAAGATGTATATTGTCGTTGGTGTAGAGTAGAAGTATTTTTAACTTCTATTGCTGGGTGGTTAAACTATGGTATAGATTCAGAGGTATTACTTGAATGTGAAGTTGACGAGTTAAAGGTAAAATTAGAAGAATTATTAAATAATGAACTTAAAGAAGATAAAGATTTATTGTTTTATGAACCAGATATAGAATTTAAGTTGAAAGCTAAAGAAAAAATATTATATTGGATTGTTAATTTTTGGAGTAATGGAACTTTAACAGCAAATTATATTACTCTTACTTTATGTGAAGAAAATATAGAAATATTAATTAAATACCTATATTTAATTACTGGTAAATTAAGTTTGGATTCTGAAGAGATACATAATTTAATAAAAAATGGATATATTTATGGTTAA
- a CDS encoding DUF6290 family protein, producing MSTLSFRVSEDEAELIRNYTKVNDINMSSFIKNLVLDKIEEDLKLDEERILKAMEKIKKEKTITAEELWERLDV from the coding sequence ATGAGCACACTTTCATTTAGAGTTTCAGAAGATGAAGCAGAATTAATTAGAAATTATACAAAAGTTAATGATATTAATATGTCATCATTTATCAAAAATCTTGTTTTAGATAAAATAGAAGAAGATTTAAAATTGGATGAAGAAAGAATATTAAAAGCAATGGAAAAAATAAAAAAAGAAAAAACAATTACTGCTGAAGAATTATGGGAAAGGCTTGATGTATAA
- a CDS encoding type II toxin-antitoxin system RelE family toxin, with the protein MMYKVRFTENFEKELKKLDKSTLRVIKNWIIKNLIAVENPRQKGKALTGNLKGVWRYRVGDYRLFARIEDDILIVFLFDVGHRKNIYK; encoded by the coding sequence ATAATGTATAAAGTTAGATTTACTGAAAATTTTGAGAAAGAGTTGAAAAAATTAGATAAATCTACTTTAAGGGTTATAAAAAATTGGATAATAAAAAACTTAATTGCAGTTGAAAATCCAAGACAAAAAGGAAAGGCACTTACAGGTAATCTTAAAGGCGTATGGAGATATAGAGTTGGAGATTATAGACTGTTTGCAAGGATTGAAGATGATATACTTATAGTTTTTTTATTTGATGTTGGACATAGAAAAAATATATATAAATAA